In Fusarium musae strain F31 chromosome 7, whole genome shotgun sequence, a single window of DNA contains:
- a CDS encoding hypothetical protein (EggNog:ENOG41): protein MSTKMLSELHDFLTLFVERVPEDKPQARFGHIQMPPYRLGGRMANLGDDWAFNHPDWALSGWHEHKVIPTNIVLVLCLNPQVPSACALSLVGVVKWAIQMSLMESDIRVLTMPAEEDFNFLSKIVSFTASGVNVASLNLAAHGQVDPIQHCKCPGTSDVNMYAEGVLGCMQNKPERRRLIVSFNAEFSKALETKMTKDDRKLMKTVYMDTATTIQPLVELEAGGFKTYFLTIRGELSSLPQTSLLLVYVAYCLVDLFRCLPTL from the exons ATGTCCACAAAGATGCTCTCGGAGCTCCACGATTTCCTCACGTTATTCGTCGAGAGGGTTCCTGAAGACAAGCCGCAGGCTCGCTTCGGGCACATCCAGATGCCTCCCTACCGTCTCGGTGGG CGGATGGCAAACCTTGGCGATGACTGGGCGTTCAATCACCCCGACTGGGCGTTGAGTGGTTGGCATGAACACAAGGTAATACCAACCAATATCGTATTGGTACTCTGCCTGAATCCCCAAGTGCCATCTGCTTGCGCTCTGTCGTTGGTTGGCGTCGTCAAGTGGGCGATTCAAATGTCTCTGATGGAATCCGACATTCGCGTGTTGACAATGCCAGCTGAGGAGGACTTCAACTTCCTATCAAAGATTGTATCTTTCACAGCTTCTGGCGTCAACGTAGCAAGTCTCAACCTAGCCGCTCATGGCCAAGTTGACCCAATCCAGCACTGTAAGTGCCCCGGCACAAGCGACGTCAATATGTACGCTGAAGGGGTACTCGGATGCATGCAGAACAAACCCGAGCGGCGTCGTCTCATCGTCTCTTTCAATGCCGAATTCTCCAAGGCATTGGAAACCAAGATGACAAAAGACGACCGCAAGCTCATGAAAACCGTCTACATGGATACAGCGACGACCATTCAGCCGCTGGTTGAACTGGAAGCTGGTGGGTTCAAGACCTACTTTCTGACGATTCGTGGAGAGTTGTCTAGTCTACCTCAAACTTCTCTACTACTTGTATATGTAGCGTACTGTCTTGTGGACTTGTTTCGCTGTCTACCTACGCTGTGA
- the NIT2 gene encoding Carbon-nitrogen hydrolase has product MTNLGIASEHTRHQVRVAVTQAEPKWLDLQGSVDKTCALIIEAAKGGAELLAFPECWVTGYPAWIWARPVDTHLTSRYIKNCMRADGPEMARIQQCAADNDITVVLGFSENFHNTLYISQAIIDSDGKLLAVRRKIKATHMERTIFGDASGDALTSVADTKVGRVGALSCWEHIQPLLKYYLYSHREQIHVAAWPPLHPYKDEKELWSMSREGTRALSQTYAIESQAFVLHATSVISEQGISLMNTEGGAVMSTPGGGSSAIFGPDGRIITEDIPQCDEGILYATLDLDEILRCKSFVDVCGHYSRPDMLWLGVDREVKKHVQ; this is encoded by the exons ATGACAAACCTGGGGATCGCCTCTGAGCACACTCGACATCAAGTCAGAGTCGCAGTCACACAAGCTGAACCCAAATGGCTTGACTTGCAGGGTTCAGTCGACAAGACCTGTGCTTTGATCATTGAAGCCGCCAAAGGAGGCGCTGAGCTGCTGGCATTCCCCGAGTGCTGGGTCACAGGATATCCTGCTTGGATCTG GGCGCGACCAGTTGATACACACCTCACGAGCCGGTACATCAAAAACTGCATGCGCGCCGATGGCCCAGAAATGGCAAGGATCCAGCAATGCGCGGCCGACAACGATATAACCGTCGTCCTTGGGTTCTCGGAGAACTTCCACAACACACTCTACATCTCACAGGCCATCATCGACTCCGACGGCAAACTACTCGCCGTTCGACGCAAGATCAAAGCTACACACATGGAGAGAACAATCTTTGGTGATGCCTCTGGTGATGCACTCACAAGCGTTGCCGATACAAAAGTCGGCCGTGTAGGAGCACTCTCTTGCTGGGAACATATTCAGCCCCTACTCAAGTATTATCTCTACAGCCACCGCGAGCAGATCCATGTCGCTGCATGGCCGCCATTGCATCCATACAAGGACGAGAAGGAATTGTGGTCCATGTCGAGAGAAG GCACCCGCGCATTATCCCAAACATACGCAATCGAGTCGCAAGCTTTTGTGCTCCATGCGACATCCGTCATTAGCGAACAAGGGATTAGTCTCATGAACACAGAAGGGGGAGCTGTCATGAGCACCCCGGGAGGAGGCAGCTCTGCAATCTTTGGGCCTGATGGGAGGATTATCACCGAGGATATACCTCAATGTGACGAGGGAATTCTGTATGCCACGCTTGATCTGGATGAGATTCTACGATGCAAGAGTTTCGTGGATGTCTGTGGGCACTACAGTCGGCCGGATATGTTGTGGCTTGGGGTTGATCGAGAGGTGAAGAAACATGTACAGTAG
- a CDS encoding hypothetical protein (EggNog:ENOG41) — MSQKTQEPVITKLSDLSVDEAKWITLKKIEYVDQVGKARTWEVATRKTRGKSGVDAVAMGNILLHPSKPASTLLVIQYRPPLDAYTIEWPAGLIDVEETAEEAAVREFKEETGYDCKVLSVSPAQAADPGMTNANMQLAMVEVQLGENDEEPEQRLDDGEHIQREIIPLSELYERLVEYSKRERTVVAAKLFHFAAGMHFAQTQKYF; from the coding sequence ATGTCTCAGAAAACCCAAGAACCCGTCATCACCAAACTCTCTGACCTCTCGGTCGATGAGGCAAAGTGGATAACCCTCAAAAAGATTGAGTACGTCGACCAGGTCGGAAAGGCACGGACATGGGAGGTCGCAACACGAAAAACAAGAGGAAAATCCGGCGTCGATGCTGTCGCCATGGGAAACATTCTCCTCCACCCATCAAAACCGGCTTCCACTCTACTCGTCATCCAATACCGACCCCCTCTTGATGCCTACACAATCGAGTGGCCCGCTGGACTCATCGACGTTGAAGAGACTGCCGAAGAAGCGGCCGTTCGAGAATTCAAGGAGGAGACTGGATATGACTGCAAGGTTTTGAGTGTCAGTCCCGCGCAGGCTGCTGATCCCGGAATGACAAACGCCAACATGCAGCTGGCGATGGTGGAGGTTCAATTGGGcgagaatgatgaagagccggAGCAACGACTTGATGATGGGGAGCACATCCAGCGGGAGATTATTCCTTTGTCTGAGTTGTATGAGCGTTTGGTTGAGTACTCCAAGCGAGAGCGTACAGTCGTTGCGGCCAAACTGTTTCACTTTGCCGCAGGCATGCATTTTGCCCAAACTCAGAAGTACTTTTAG
- a CDS encoding hypothetical protein (EggNog:ENOG41), with product MPSIDADTPLPSTEGIAETNSSPPSNRHRTPSVSLTPPGGTREESHGLTSAISNIRLSDTNGNLEMIIETLLTCSGHASLSPEPRRSRNGTPRRRRSSTGAVQQHDVADEELPNDAFHSPEFQGAFRDAKQLMSNIQSVLGSSNVHEGSESTMRKLHEEAGKLAAFEYPATRTVGFVGDSGVEYHYHNRDTLDIRVNLFSMEELQDQLGRLLQVYRTFELHQDEITDAAERQDMEANAKVAKDTFQAMFRGRLVDEAFLIRENYEDVLNRLTSWAADARPSPLMTLHTGLSTQACSNTLMELSSEPASRDSPATWPYIRSINRGLILVDLPGLRDLNSARRIITERYLLECNEIFAICNIGRAATDEGVHQVFDLADRARLSNVGIDIDPEESIRDWPGRRARRIEQLLEHIEATTKEIEELQEDIDDYEASDLSEQERQELAECRGDQRQARLKQYLITTRNQIITDSLNTTYAGRVTPSRVFCVSNTIYWQNRTAKKSEARRHLDLSGILQVRKHCISIVANSQRRIATQYMKDQIPALLADIELWVQSGARTASEERREALCQTLDSVERRLRKIDIFLHGAGQPKVQARIGQGGITEAMDDMVTDLEGPWEDMCGTIQERQSSMLQNADEFADMAIERLALENRQSIFLAAIEKVNDDFDNSLRILRIESLSALRSSLFGKAMEPFYNKCNAEFGRGSDARRKAIIRGALSDEDLFQKLMRSLKDSFKANSEATQEKIQEAIVEYLRVVEQRFDLVRSENVARESEQDPDFRLRVEQVARAGRETMQRVHQVI from the exons ATGCCCTCAATTGATGCTGATACGCCCCTTCCCTCAACTGAGGGTATCGCGGAAACCAACTCCAGTCCACCTTCCAACAGACACCGCACTCCTTCCGTCTCTCTTACCCCTCCTGGCGGGACCAGGGAAGAGTCCCATGGGCTCACATCTGCCATCAGCAACATTCGTCTCTCCGACACAAATGGTAATCTCGAAATGATCATCGAGACTCTGCTAACATGTTCAGGACACGCATCTCTCTCCCCAGAACCAAGGCGTTCCAGGAATGGCACCCCCCGAAGACGGCGTTCAAGCACTGGTGCTGTTCAGCAGCATGATGTTGCCGACGAAGAACTCCCCAATGATGCATTCCACTCCCCCGAATTCCAAGGGGCTTTTCGAGATGCAAAGCAGCTGATGTCCAACATTCAGTCCGTGCTGGGAAGCTCAAATGTCCACGAAGGGTCCGAGTCAACCATGCGAAAACTTCACGAAGAGGCTGGTAAGCTCGCTGCGTTTGAGTACCCAGCAACTCGTACCGTTGGATTCGTCGGAGATTCTGGCGTTG AGTACCATTATCACAATCGCGACACGCTTGACATCCGAGTCAATCTGTTCTCGATGGAGGAACTCCAAGATCAACTCGGTAGACTGCTTCAGGTTTATCGCACGTTTGAACTTCATCAGGATGAGATTACTGATGCCGCTGAGCGTCAAGACATGGAGGCAAATGCCAAAGTGGCCAAGGATACGTTTCAAGCCATGTTTCGTGGCCGACTGGTTGATGAGGCATTCCTGATTCGTGAGAATTATGAGGATGTCCTCAATCGGCTAACTAGTTGGGCAGCTGATGCCCGGCCTTCACCCTTGATGACTCTTCATACCGGCCTCTCGACGCAAGCTTGTTCCAACACATTGATGGAGCTCTCTTCTGAACCGGCATCAAGAGATTCTCCAGCGACGTGGCCCTACATTCGAAGCATCAA CCGAGGCTTGATTCTTGTAGATCTTCCCGGCCTTCGCGATCTCAACTCTGCTCGAAGAATCATCACCGAACGCTATCTCCTGGAGTGCAACGAGATCTTTGCAATCTGCAACATTGGTCGTGCGGCTACTGACGAGGGCGTTCATCAAGTTTTTGATTTGGCCGACCGTGCTCGTCTGTCAAATGTCGGCATT GACATCGACCCCGAAGAGTCAATTCGAGATTGGCCAGGCAGAAGGGCGAGGCGCATTGAGCAGTTACTGGAGCATATTGAAGCGACCACAAAGGAAATCGAGGAACTACAGGAAGATATTGACGACTACGAGGCGAGCGATCTATCGGAACAGGAAAGACAGGAACTTGCGGAATGCCGGGGAGATCAACGACAAGCAAG ACTCAAACAATATCTGATCACAACCCGTAATCAGATCATCACCGACTCACTCAACACCACCTACGCCGGCCGCGTGACACCCTCTAGAGTCTTTTGCGTGAGCAACACAATCTACTGGCAAAACAGAACTGCCAAAAAGTCAGAGGCCAGACGACATCTCGACCTCAGTGGCATCCTGCAAGTCCGAAAACATTGCATCTCGATTGTCGCAAACAGCCAACGACGCATCGCTACACAATACATGAAAGACCAGATCCCTGCGTTGCTTGCAGACATTGAGCTATGGGTCCAATCCGGAGCCCGCACTGCGAGTGAAGAACGTCGTGAGGCACTCTGCCAAACTCTCGATAGTGTTGAGCGTCGTCTGAGGAAG ATCGACATATTTCTTCATGGAGCCGGTCAGCCAAAGGTGCAAGCCAGGATTGGGCAGGG TGGCATCACA GAGGCTATGGATGATATGGTTACTGATCTTGAAGGGCCTTGGGAGGACATGTGTGGCACTATACAGGAGAGGCAGTCGAGTATGCTTCAGAATGCGGACGAATTCGCAGACATGGCTATTGAGAGACTTG CTCTTGAAAACCGTCAGAGTATATTCCTGGCTGCTATTGAAAAGGTCAATGACGACTTTGACAACAGCCTCAG GATCCTCCGCATCGAGTCGCTTTCCGCCCTTCGAAGTTCACTCTTCGGAAAAGCGATGGAACCATTCTACAACAAATGCAATGCCGAATTCG GCCGTGGAAGTGATGCCCGTCGCAAGGCAATCATCAGAGGAGCATTGAGCGACGAAGATTTGTTCCAAAAACTCATGAGAAGTCTCAAAGATAGTTTCAAGGCCAATTCAGAGGCCACTCAGGAGAAGATACAGGAAGCGATTGTGGAGTATCTGCGCGTTGTTGAGCAACGGTTTGACCTCGTGCGGAGTGAGAACGTCGCTCGAGAAAGCGAGCAGGATCCAGACTTTCGACTTCGCGTTGAGCAAGTTGCGCGAGCTGGAAGGGAGACTATGCAGAGGGTTCATCAAGTTATCTGA
- a CDS encoding hypothetical protein (MEROPS:MER0026469): MSRLALSDSDKTVRDWFVETTKSLGCKVTVDSIGNIFAIRPGRKDGPPTVAGSHLDTQPTGGRYDGILGIQAGIEMLKLLQDHDVETEYPVGVVNWTNEEGARFPISMMASGVWAAAISEERAHNLKEVSGNATVKSELERIGYLGDTPASYKAMPIGAHFELHIEQGPILERAGKKIGVVQGVQAYKWFTIDITGRDAHTGSTPFSDRADALLLAARLITHSHRLATKHKALASTGILNLTPGSTNTIPGHVSFTLDIRSPSDETVEKLEEELRRDFDLLAQGTDVDGLLAGSTPALPLSLKWRTDTISPATKFHPDCIQAVRISAESILGKDAAVDISSGAGHDSVYTNKHCPTTMIFIPCKGGVSHNPEEYSSPEECAIGAEVLCQAVVRYDQKRV; encoded by the exons ATGTCACGACTGGCACTTTCGGATTCAGACAAAACAGTGCGCGACTGGTTTGTTGAAACTACAAAGTCACTTGGGTGTAAAGTGACCGTTGATTCAATTGGAAACATCTTTGCAATTCGACCTGGCCGTAAAGATGGTCCTCCCACAGTTGCTGGAAGTCATTTGGACACCCAACCCACTGGCGGTCGCTACGATGGTATCCTCGGCATCCAAGCAGGAATTGAGatgctcaagcttcttcaagaccaCGATGTCGAGACAGAGTATCCTGTTGGTGTGGTCAACTGGACAAA TGAGGAGGGCGCACGATTCCCAATCAGCATGATGGCCTCTGGTGTCTGGGCTGCAGCGATCTCGGAAGAGCGCGCGCACAATTTGAAGGAGGTATCCGGTAATGCAACAGTCAAATCTGAACTGGAGAGAATTGGCTATCTCGGTGACACACCCGCAAGCTACAAGGCCATGCCAATCGGAGCGCATTTCGAACTTCACATCGAACAGGGACCTATCCTCGAGAGGGCTGGAAAGAAGATTGGTGTCGTACAAGGTGTTCAAGCTTACAAGTGGTTCACCATCGACATTACCGGACGAG ATGCCCACACTGGGTCAACTCCATTCTCCGACCGAGCCGATGCCCTGCTACTCGCTGCAAGGTTGATCACTCACTCTCATCGACTGGCGACAAAGCACAAGGCCCTTGCATCTACTGGCATTCTGAACCTCACTCCCGgcagcaccaacaccatcccCGGTCACGTCAGCTTCACTCTTGACATCCGCTCTCCATCCGATGAGAcagtcgagaagcttgaagaagagctgcgCCGCGACTTCGACCTGCTGGCTCAAGGAACAGACGTGGATGGATTACTAGCTGGATCAACTCCTGCTCTGCCGCTGTCTCTCAAATGGCGAACCGACACAATCTCACCTGCCACAAAGTTCCACCCAGATTGCATCCAAGCAGTCAGAATCTCCGCCGAGTCTATTCTTGGAAAAGATGCAGCTGTCGACATCTCTAGCGGCGCTGGTCACGACAGTGTCTACACAAACAAGCATTGTCCTACgaccatgatcttcatcccGTGCAAAGGAGGAGTCAGTCATAACCCGGAAGAGTACTCGTCCCCCGAAGAGTGTGCAATTGGAGCAGAGGTCCTGTGTCAGGCAGTTGTCCGATATGATCAAAAGAGGGTATAA